The Sandaracinus amylolyticus genomic interval TCCTCGCCGGTCACCGGGTTGTACGCGCGGCGGATGTCGAAGTGGGACTCGATGCGGTACATCGCGACGGGCGCACCGGTCTCCGTCGCGTCGCCCGAGATGCCGTTGGTCTCGCTGCCCGCGATGTACTCGTACGCGCGGCGCGCGACCAGGAACTCTTCCTGGACCTCCCAGCGGATGCGCTCGAGCTCGCCCTGCTCGCCGACGAACGTGTAGCCAGCGGAGTACGGCGAATCGATCACCGTCTGCTGGTAGTACCATTCGCTGTCCTCGAGCACGCTGCGATGCAGTGCGCCCGGCTGGACCTGATTGATGGGGTCGCGGCCCTCTGCGCAGCCCGCCACGGTCGCGCCTGACAGCGCGCTGATGGCGAGCAGGGCGAGTGCCTGAGCTCGGTGCAAGGTGCGGGACATCGACATCGACTCCTTCGGCCGCGGGCATCTTCGAAGCGGCGGCGGGCCCGCTCCGCAAGAAGCGTGCTCACGTCGTCGTCGCGGCAATTGCCGGATCAGCGCGTGTGCGAGCGAGCGAGACGTCGAGTCGCGTCGTTAGCGCGTTGACGATCGATCGTTACGAACGCGCTCGAACGAGCGACCGCGCGCGGTCGGAATGCACGCGTCTCCCGCGAACGCGCATTTCTCTGCGTGGCACATGGGTTGCGATGCGGCGCGCCCTCGTTGCCCGGAGCACCGACGTGAAGCGTTTCGTATCTCCTCTGCGGTTCTTCCTCCTCTGCGCTGCGCTCCTGACGCCAGCGCTCGCCGCGAGCGCGCAGGACTCGAGCGGAGAGGGCGAAGGTGAGAGTGAACTCACGAGCTCCGCACCTGCCGAGGCAGCGACGGAAGGAGAAGAGTCCGTCGCGGCGACGACGGCCGCGGAGAGCGAGTCGGCGACGACTCCGACCGTCGAAGAAGATCTCGCGGCCGAAGCGGCGGCGAGCGCCGAGCCCGCGCAGGAAGAAGCGGCCGCTCAGGAAGAGGCCGCCGCGCCCGCGCCGGAGCCTTCGCCGTTCCGCGGCTCGCTCTTCTCGTGGCAGCACGGGCTCAACGTCAACACGTTCGTTCCCGACGCACAGCTCACGCAGAACCCGCGCTACTACTGGTCGTTCTTCCTCCAGCCTCGCTATTACCTCGATCGTCAGAACTTCCTCGTGCTCTCGCTCGGTCTGTCGGTTGAATTCACCGACAGCGACATCGCGACGACCGAGCGCGAACCGCAGTTCAGCGACGTCGTGCTCGAGTGGCGTCACATCGAGCAGTGGGAAGGGTTCGTGTTCATCCCGTCGGTCCGCCTCGCGGCGCCGACCTCGCTCGCGAGCATCGCGGCGGACCGCATCGTCAACACCGGTGTCGGCCTCACCGTCGTCCGCGTGTTCCCCGAGCTCGCGAGCTTCACGGTCGCCGTGACCGGCGGATACCGGCACTGGTTCGCGACGACCAACGTGCCGACCGCGAACTTCTCGACGGGATATCAGTGCTCGACGACCGACCGGTTCGGGGGAGCCAGCGACGACTGCGATCAGGTCAGCGGCCTCACGACGGAGCGCGATCGTCTGTTCGCCGCGCTGACGCTGACCGTGATGCCGATCCCCGGGCTCACGATCCTCACGCAGTACGCCGGCCTTTGGATGTACGGGCACGAGCTGGTCGACGTCCCGGGCATCGAGTCGTTCAACACGACGCACTGGCGCAACGCCCACTATTGGACGCTCGCGGTAGGCTACGACGTGCTGCCCTGGCTCAACTTGCAGGTCGGCTATCAGGGCTCGCCCGGCTTCACGCCTTGGCTCAATCAGTCCGCGCAGATCCAGCACCCGTTCTATTACTTCGACGACAGCGAGGTCTATCTCTCGGCGACCGTCGCGCTCGACGTGATGGTCGACGAGTTCATCGGCGAGGACGAAGGCGAGGTCTCGCCCGAGCAGCTGCAGCGCCGCCGTCAGGGTCTCGCGTCGCGCGGTGCGATGATCGGCTTCTGATCACCGAGCTCGAAATGCGAACGGGCCGCGCTCTCGAGAGGAGCGCGGCCCGTTTCGTTTTCACGCCGGCACCGGGCCCACGTAGCGCGACGCAGGACGAATGAGACGTCCCGTGCGCCGCTGCTCCGCGACGTGCGCGCACCACCCCGCGACACGACCGATCGCGAACGTCGGCGAGAACGCGCGTCGATCGAGGCCAACCGCGTCGAGGATCACCGCCGTGTAGAACTCGACGTTCGCGCGCAGCGCGCGATCGGGCCGTCGCGCCGCGAGCCGCGCCTCCGCTTCCTTCTCGACCGCGCGCGCGAGCGCGAGCCGGCCCTTCGCGACCCCTGCGCGCTCGAGCTGCTCGATGCCCGCCTCGAGCACCGCGGCGCGCGGATCGCGCACGCGATAGATGCGGTGCCCCATGCCCATGATGCGACGGCCGGCATCGAGCTCCGCGTCGACCCACGCACCGGCGCGCTCGGGCGCGCCCACCGCGTCGAGCATGTCGAGCACCGGGCCCGGCGCGCCTCCGTGCAGCGGGCCCTTGAGCGCGCCGATCGCCGCGGTGATCGCGGACACGTCGTCGGAGCCCGTCGACGCGACCACGCGCGCCGCGAACGTCGACGCGTTCATGCCGTGATCGATCACGGTCACGAGGTAGCGATCGAGCGCGGCCGCGCGCGCGGGGTCGGGCGCCTCGCCCTGCACCATCCGCAGCACGTCGGACGCGTGCCAGCGCGACGCGTCCGGCGCGACGAGCGCCTCCCCGCGCTGCGTGCGTTGCCACGCGGCCGCCGCGACCGCGACGCTCGCGGTGAGCACGATCGCGCGCTCGAGCTCCGTCGCGCTCTCGGGGACCGCCGTCCGCGCGACCAGCGCGCGCAACGCGTCCATGCCGTCGGCGTGGCGCAGCGCGGGATCGCGCGGATCGATCGCCGCGAACGCGCGCGCCCGCGCCTGCCCGAGCTGCGCGCGCACGCCGGCCGCATCGTCGGGGAACACGCCGGTCCAGAGCTGCCACGCCGCTTCCTCGAACGAGCGCGCGCCCGCCAGCGCCTCGACACGATGCCCGCGGATCCACAGCTCACCCGCCTGACCGTCGACGTGCGAGAGCTCGGTCTCCGCGACCACGACGCCCTCGAGCCCGCTCGCGATCCGTGCACCTTCGGTCATCACGCTCCTCCTTCGCCTCGACCCGACGCGCGAGACGTGAGAAACGTTGATGCATGGCAAACGTTGATCAACGTGGATCCACTGATCAACATGATGCATTCGACGCTCACGCCTGGGTCACCGCCGACGAGGCGTGCGGGATGCTCGGCATCAAGCGGGGGACGCTCTATGCGTACGCGAGCCGTGGGCTGGTGCGCAGCGCGCCCGGCGAAGGACGCGAGCGGCGCTATCGCCGCGACGATCTCGAGCGGCTGCGCGCGCGCAGCCAGGCGCGAGCGGGCCACGCCGCAGTCGCCTCGGGCGCGCTGAGGTGGGGCGAGCCGGTCCTCGACACCGCGATCTCGGGCATCGGCGACGACGGGCCGCACTATCGCGGTCGCAGCGCGGTGGAGCTCGCGCGCAGCGGCGCGCGCTTCGAGGTCGTCGCGGAGTGGCTCTGGGCGGGACGCTGGGACGACGACGTTCGTTTCGAGGCGCGGGATCTCGGGATCGACGTGCGGCGCGCGGCGCGCCTCGTCGCGCAGGGCGCGCACCCGCTCGATCGACTGCTCGCGGGCGTCGCGCTGATCGGCGCGGCGGAGCGCGGCTCGCGCTTCGATCCCGGCGGCGAGGGCACGCTCGTGCGCGCGCGATCGCTGGTGCGGCGTCTCGCGGCGCTGCTCGCGCTCGCGCCGGGCGAGGAGGACCGCGTCGACGAAGCGCTCGCCGCGCCGACGATCGCGCACGCGGTCGCGATCGGGCTCGGGCTCCGCGCGACGAAGCGCGCCGCGTCGGCGATCGATCGTGCGCTCGTGGTGATGGCCGATCACGAGCTCAACGCGAGCACCTTCACCGCGCGCGTCGCGGCCGGCGCGGGCGCGGATCTCCACGCGTGCGTGCTCGCCGCGCTCGCGACGCTCACCGGGCCGACGCACGGCGGAAGCTGCGATCGCATGGAGGCGCTGCTCGCCGAGGCGCGCGAGCCGGAGGACGCAGCACGCATCCTCGCGGATCGGCGGCGCCGGGGCGATGCGCTGCCGGGGTTCGGGCATCCGCTCTACCCGTCGGGCGATCCGCGCACACCGCCGCTGCTCGAGGCGGCGGAGGAGCTCGCGCCGCGCAGCGTCGTGCTGCGCAAGGTGCGCGCGTTCACGAGCGCGATGTCGCTCGCGGGCGGAGAGCCGCCGACGGTCGACGCCGCGCTCGTCGCGGTCGCGGGCGCGCTCGGCGCGGGACCGGGCTCGGCCGCGGCGCTGATGGCGATCGGGCGCGCGGCAGGATGGATCGCCCACGCGATCGAGCAGCGCGAGGCGGGGTTCCAGCTGCGCCCCCGAGCGCGATACGTCTCGCGCTGACTGGCCTGGGGGCGACGCGCGGGGTAGCGTCCGGGCCTCATGCGCGGGAACGCGTCGTCGTTGAACGGTCGTCAGGCACGTCATCTCCGGGCGCTCGCCCATCATCTCGACCCCGTCGTGCAGGTCGGGAAGGAGGGCGTGTCCGACGCCGTCGTGCGCGCCGCGTGGCAAGCGCTGCACGATCACGAGCTCATCAAGGTGAAGCTGCCGCAGCTCGAGAAGGACGAGCGACGCGAGATGGCGCAGCACCTGCGCCGCGCGCTCTCCGCGCAGATCGTCGACGAGATCGGGCGCGTGCTCGTGCTCTACCGGCGCCATCCGGAGCGGCCGAAGATCAAGCTGCCCTGATCGCGACGTTCCTCCGATCGCGGCGAGCGGCCCCGTCCGATCGTCGAGGGGAGCTTCCCGGACACTGGGCGGCGCCGGCATCCGGCAGGCTGGCCGCCCTATGGACAGCAGTACGTTCCGCAGGAACGCGTCGCGTCTCGCGGCGCTCTCCTTCGTCCTCCTCTCCCTCGGGTGTGCGACCGGGTCGCTCTCGCGCGGAACCGCGAGCGACGGCACCGACGACACCACCGACTTCGACGCGCTGCGCCGGCGCCCTCATCCGCGTCGTGACGCGGGCGCCACGTCCGACGCAGGCCCCGTCGTCGTCGCCGACGCCGGCAGCACGCCGGCGCCGATCGACTCGGGCGTGCGCGACTCGGGCGTGCGCGACTCGGGCGTGATCGTCGCGCGTGACGCGGGCAGTACCACGCCCGCCGTGGACGCGGGCACCGACGCGGGCACTCCTCCGACCACGCCGACCGCGTGGCGTCCCTTCGGCGCGAGCAGCCCGTGGAACACGCGCATCGCGTCGAACGTCGCGATCCGTCCCGACTCCGCGCAGCTGATCGAGCACCTCCGCACGAGCACGCGCTGGCCCGGCCTCGGCGTGAACGTGCGCCCGTGGGGCATCCCGATGTACTCCGCGTCGTCGTCGACGCCGCTCGTGCGCGTCGTCGCGAGCCTCAGCAACGAAGGCGAGAACCGCACGTTCTGGTGGCCGGTGCCCGCGGGCGCAGAGTCGGATCCCGAGGCCGACGGTCACCTGCTGATCGTCGATCGCGCGACCGGTCGCGAGTACGACTTCTGGAACGGGCGCCGTCAGGCCGACGGCTCGTGGACGTGCTCGCTCTGCGCGACCGCCGACATGAACGGCACCGGCGTGCGCCCGCCGAAGGGCGGATCGACGCCGTGGTACGAGTCGCACGGCTCGCGCGCGTGCGGCTTCCCGCTCGCCGCGGGTCTGATCACCGCGGAGGAGATGCGCGCAGGGCGCATCGATCACGCGCTCGCGATCGCGTACCCCGGCATCCGCCAGCGCTGGTTCCGCTCGCCCGCGAGCACCGGACATCCGGCGAACGGCATCGTCTCGCCCGATCGCGGCATCCCGTGCGGCGGCCGCATCCAGCTCGATCCGAGCGTGAACGTCGACGCGCTCGGGCTCACGCCCTCGGCGCGCATCATCGCGCGTGCGCTGCAGGAGTACGGCGCGTACGTCGGTGACTACTCGGAGTCGATCAGCCTTTACGCCGATGGCTCGCCCGAGGCGCGCGCCGCGTGGGACAGCGGTCTGCTCGACGAGGCGAGCGTGAACCGGATCCCGATCGAGCGCCTCCGCGTCGTCGAGTGGGGCACGCTGATCAGCGACGGCTGAGCCGTACCGGAGTGCTCGTCACGCAGATCCCGGACGGGAGCGCGCGAAGCGCGTGGACGGTAGGGACCTGCGGGCGAGCCGACTCTTCGAGCTCGCGACATCCGCGAGCGACGCGCGCCCTCGGTCTCGGCCGAGCGGCGCGCGTCGTCGCTTTCGTGGGGCCGTTGCGTGGCGCGCGACGTCGCGAGAGAGTCGCGCGCCATGAGCACCAGGGAGCAGCTCGTCGCGATCACGATCGTCCTCGCGCTCGGCGGCGCATGTCAGCCAGGCGCGCTGAGCGGCGGCGCCGACGCGGGGCGCACGACCGGCGGCGAGTCCGACTCGGGCCAGCAGACCGGCGGTGGCGCGTGGCGCCCGTTCGCGAGCTCGAGCCCGTGGAACACGCGCATCCCCGACGACGTCGCGATCCGGCCCGACTCCGACGCGCTCATGGAGCACATGCGCACGAGCTCGGAATTCCCCGGGCTCAGCGTGTCGATCCACCCGTGGAGCGTGCCGGTCTACGACGTCGACGCGTCGATGCCGCTCGTCCGCGTGATCACGCCGCTGAGCAACGAGGGCGAGGCGCACACGTTCATGTGGCCGGTGCCCGCGGGCGCGCAGCCCGCGCCCGAAGGCGACGGCCACCTCGCGCTGATCGATCGCGCGTCGGGGCGCGCGTACGACTTCTTCCAGGCGCGGCCGCGGGGCGACGGAGCGTGGGACTGCGCGCTCTGCTCGACGATCGATCTGAGCGGCTCGGGCGTGCGGCCACCGAAGGGCGGATCGTCGCCGTGGTACGAGTCGCACGGCTCGCGCGCGTGCGGCTTCCCGCTCATCGCCGGACTGGTGCGCGTCGAGGAGATCCGCGCGGGACGCATCGATCACGCGCTCGTGATCGCGTACCCCGGGATCCGCCAGCGCTTCTTCACGTCGCCCGCGAGCACCGGGCATCCGGCGAACGGGCTCATCTCGCCCGATCGCGGCATCCCGTGCGGCGGGCGCGTGCAGCTCGATCCGAGCATCGACGTCGACGCGCTCGGTCTCTCTCCGACCGGCCGCATCATCGCGCGCGCGCTGCAGGAGTACGGCGCGTACGTCGGCGACTTCTCGGGCTCGATCAACCTCTACGCGGACGGCTCGCCCGACGCGCGCGCGGCGTGGGAGGGCGGGATGCTCTCCACCGGCGAGACGGGGCCGATCCGCTTCGAGGACATGCGCGTCGTCGAGTGGGGCGAGCTGCGCTCCGACGGCTGACGCTACGGATTCCGTAGCGCTACGGATTCCGTAGCGCATGAACGAAACGAGCCCCGCGACGTCGTGCGTCGCGGGGCTCTTCTCGTGTGTGGCGGCTCGCCCCGGGACGAGCA includes:
- the yhbY gene encoding ribosome assembly RNA-binding protein YhbY, which encodes MRGNASSLNGRQARHLRALAHHLDPVVQVGKEGVSDAVVRAAWQALHDHELIKVKLPQLEKDERREMAQHLRRALSAQIVDEIGRVLVLYRRHPERPKIKLP
- a CDS encoding citrate synthase, whose product is MTEGARIASGLEGVVVAETELSHVDGQAGELWIRGHRVEALAGARSFEEAAWQLWTGVFPDDAAGVRAQLGQARARAFAAIDPRDPALRHADGMDALRALVARTAVPESATELERAIVLTASVAVAAAAWQRTQRGEALVAPDASRWHASDVLRMVQGEAPDPARAAALDRYLVTVIDHGMNASTFAARVVASTGSDDVSAITAAIGALKGPLHGGAPGPVLDMLDAVGAPERAGAWVDAELDAGRRIMGMGHRIYRVRDPRAAVLEAGIEQLERAGVAKGRLALARAVEKEAEARLAARRPDRALRANVEFYTAVILDAVGLDRRAFSPTFAIGRVAGWCAHVAEQRRTGRLIRPASRYVGPVPA
- a CDS encoding citrate synthase, whose protein sequence is MANVDQRGSTDQHDAFDAHAWVTADEACGMLGIKRGTLYAYASRGLVRSAPGEGRERRYRRDDLERLRARSQARAGHAAVASGALRWGEPVLDTAISGIGDDGPHYRGRSAVELARSGARFEVVAEWLWAGRWDDDVRFEARDLGIDVRRAARLVAQGAHPLDRLLAGVALIGAAERGSRFDPGGEGTLVRARSLVRRLAALLALAPGEEDRVDEALAAPTIAHAVAIGLGLRATKRAASAIDRALVVMADHELNASTFTARVAAGAGADLHACVLAALATLTGPTHGGSCDRMEALLAEAREPEDAARILADRRRRGDALPGFGHPLYPSGDPRTPPLLEAAEELAPRSVVLRKVRAFTSAMSLAGGEPPTVDAALVAVAGALGAGPGSAAALMAIGRAAGWIAHAIEQREAGFQLRPRARYVSR